A window from Planococcus maritimus encodes these proteins:
- a CDS encoding GNAT family N-acetyltransferase: MFIHKIDEELSLKLVELTDAERIFELTDRSRNALREWLPWLDHTTSAQDTKNFIQSGAENFALGNSLNCAIVYRGEIAGIAGFNEINEAKKTAYIGYWLDTEFQGKGIMTRVAGALTDYALTERGLNKVEIRAAAGNHKSRNIPVRLGFTEEGTIRHGEWLYDHFVDSVVYGMLNSEWRAENGN, translated from the coding sequence ATGTTTATTCATAAAATCGATGAGGAGTTATCATTAAAGCTGGTCGAGCTGACCGATGCAGAGCGGATTTTTGAACTGACCGATCGCTCCAGAAACGCATTGAGAGAATGGCTTCCGTGGCTCGATCATACGACCAGTGCCCAAGATACGAAAAACTTCATCCAGTCTGGCGCTGAGAACTTTGCGCTCGGCAACAGCTTGAATTGTGCGATCGTCTACCGCGGCGAAATAGCAGGAATCGCCGGTTTCAACGAAATCAATGAAGCGAAAAAAACGGCCTATATCGGCTATTGGCTCGACACCGAGTTCCAGGGCAAAGGCATCATGACAAGGGTGGCGGGAGCATTGACGGACTATGCGCTAACAGAGCGAGGCCTCAACAAAGTCGAAATCCGTGCAGCGGCCGGCAATCACAAAAGCCGCAATATCCCGGTGCGCCTCGGCTTTACAGAAGAAGGCACAATTCGGCATGGCGAATGGCTGTACGATCATTTCGTCGACAGTGTCGTCTACGGCATGCTGAATTCGGAATGGCGTGCTGAAAACGGCAACTAA
- a CDS encoding DUF5316 family protein, whose translation MKHFLLGLAVSGLVALIAFLADDWSLLFPIAGAVAVIALVWAVVSSITAGKQVKSSFNTSSERRRAQQARNAKVKNLVLFALPNLVLALYGLFILS comes from the coding sequence ATGAAGCATTTTCTACTCGGCCTTGCCGTCTCAGGCCTTGTCGCACTCATCGCTTTTTTGGCTGATGACTGGTCGCTATTGTTCCCAATTGCGGGTGCTGTCGCTGTCATCGCACTCGTTTGGGCGGTCGTTTCGTCCATCACAGCGGGTAAACAAGTGAAATCATCATTCAACACGAGCTCTGAACGCCGCCGGGCACAGCAGGCGCGCAACGCTAAAGTGAAAAACCTTGTGCTGTTCGCTCTGCCAAACTTGGTGTTGGCGCTTTACGGATTGTTCATACTTTCTTAG
- a CDS encoding class I SAM-dependent methyltransferase, which translates to MLSYYSSLSAEVYDLDKPIGKSFGDVEFYRERLASTEGRILEPAAGTGRLLVPLLEDGLHIDGFDSSSEMLDICRSHCKERGLHPKLFEADMETFRIDVEYDAVILPAGTFQLLAGREQAIKALKNFRKHLSPGGRLLIDLYVPQGFEIDRPKTRSWQTKAGEVITLESKTVEVDWIKQYSVSHNRYEKWQDGKLVQTELERFPMRWYGVEEFKLLLGSQGFEDIIVSSNYEYGQYPKNAKHAVTFEAIAHM; encoded by the coding sequence ATGCTTAGCTATTATAGTTCCTTGTCTGCGGAAGTGTACGACCTCGATAAGCCGATTGGCAAATCGTTTGGCGATGTCGAATTTTACAGGGAGCGGCTCGCCTCAACTGAAGGGCGCATTTTAGAGCCCGCTGCCGGAACCGGGCGATTGCTCGTACCGCTCTTAGAAGACGGCCTGCACATCGACGGCTTCGACAGTTCATCTGAAATGCTCGATATTTGCCGCAGCCATTGCAAAGAACGCGGTTTGCATCCGAAATTATTTGAAGCGGATATGGAAACCTTCCGTATCGATGTCGAATACGATGCGGTCATCTTGCCCGCGGGAACGTTTCAGTTGCTTGCTGGACGCGAACAAGCGATCAAAGCCTTGAAAAACTTTCGCAAGCATCTCTCGCCAGGTGGGCGTTTGCTGATTGATTTGTATGTTCCGCAAGGTTTCGAGATCGATCGGCCGAAAACGCGGAGCTGGCAGACGAAAGCCGGCGAAGTGATCACGCTCGAGAGCAAGACCGTCGAAGTGGATTGGATCAAGCAATATTCCGTATCGCATAACCGCTACGAGAAATGGCAGGACGGCAAACTCGTCCAGACCGAACTCGAGCGCTTCCCGATGCGCTGGTACGGTGTCGAGGAGTTCAAGTTGTTACTTGGCAGCCAAGGCTTCGAGGACATTATCGTGTCGTCCAATTACGAGTACGGGCAATATCCGAAAAACGCAAAGCATGCCGTCACCTTTGAAGCCATTGCACATATGTGA
- a CDS encoding magnesium transporter CorA family protein produces the protein MITIYKSSASGALQKIEAFEKKCWVNMVAPSKEEIQDIAERCTIPIEFLEDPLDLEESARIEYDEETNCTLIVNDLPIADESNPQLNSYITIPIGIILGEDFIVTVCSQKTNTIENVIKKQVHTSMKNRFALEVLLAISTQYIMKLKNLNKQRLKIERNLQDSLTNKQLYNIMEIEKSLVYFLTSLKANGDVITKLFRSHSIKLYEEDEDLLEDVKIENNQGIETTELYTRILDSITGSYSSLISNELNNTMKTLTLFTVFLTLPTLIFSFFGMNVALPISGQEPGSWITTLALSAILMIVIAVSLWKRRIF, from the coding sequence ATGATTACTATTTACAAATCCTCTGCTAGCGGGGCTTTACAAAAAATTGAGGCGTTTGAGAAAAAATGCTGGGTCAATATGGTGGCACCGTCAAAAGAAGAAATCCAAGATATAGCGGAGCGATGCACGATTCCGATTGAATTTTTGGAAGATCCACTAGACTTGGAAGAAAGTGCAAGGATCGAATACGACGAAGAGACGAATTGCACCTTGATCGTCAACGACCTCCCGATTGCGGATGAAAGCAATCCGCAACTCAACTCGTATATTACGATTCCAATCGGCATTATTTTAGGGGAAGACTTCATCGTCACCGTTTGCAGTCAAAAGACGAACACGATTGAAAACGTCATCAAAAAACAAGTGCACACGTCGATGAAAAACCGCTTCGCCCTCGAAGTGTTGTTGGCGATTTCCACACAATACATAATGAAGTTGAAGAATCTGAACAAGCAACGCCTCAAAATAGAAAGAAACTTGCAAGACTCGTTAACGAACAAACAACTCTACAACATCATGGAAATTGAAAAAAGTTTGGTTTACTTTCTCACCTCACTGAAAGCGAATGGGGATGTGATTACAAAATTATTCCGCAGCCATTCCATCAAATTATACGAAGAAGACGAAGACTTGTTAGAAGACGTGAAAATCGAAAACAATCAAGGAATTGAAACGACCGAGTTGTATACCCGAATCTTGGACAGCATTACGGGATCGTATTCTTCACTCATTTCGAATGAATTGAACAATACGATGAAAACCCTGACCCTTTTCACGGTTTTCCTGACTCTTCCGACTTTAATTTTCAGCTTTTTCGGCATGAATGTCGCTTTGCCGATTTCCGGCCAGGAGCCGGGTTCATGGATTACAACACTGGCCCTATCAGCCATTTTGATGATTGTGATCGCCGTCTCTCTATGGAAAAGAAGGATCTTTTAA
- a CDS encoding spore germination protein GerW family protein, which produces MEKKEMFPFQSSPVRPIFEKFSTARDVSLVYGDPIEMQGKTIIPVARLRYSVGAGAGGGYGPVSGEEGHSNPEEAAGGHGEGAGGSFSVKPLGVYEVTEDKTVYRPLVPIELIVLLPLMMTGLGFLMAASQNKGTGGKHKKRTHARKHCNNKGKKMKKMG; this is translated from the coding sequence ATGGAGAAAAAAGAAATGTTTCCGTTTCAATCGTCTCCGGTCCGCCCGATTTTTGAAAAGTTTTCAACTGCACGCGATGTGTCGCTCGTCTACGGCGACCCGATCGAGATGCAGGGCAAGACCATTATTCCCGTCGCAAGACTCAGGTATAGTGTCGGTGCAGGCGCAGGTGGTGGCTATGGACCGGTGTCGGGGGAGGAAGGACACAGCAATCCAGAGGAAGCAGCTGGCGGTCACGGGGAAGGGGCAGGAGGTTCCTTTTCAGTCAAACCGCTCGGCGTTTACGAAGTGACAGAAGACAAAACCGTTTACCGTCCACTCGTTCCAATTGAACTCATCGTGCTGCTTCCACTTATGATGACGGGGCTCGGGTTTTTGATGGCTGCGAGCCAAAATAAGGGAACAGGCGGCAAACACAAGAAACGCACGCATGCGAGAAAGCATTGCAACAATAAAGGCAAGAAAATGAAAAAAATGGGGTAG
- a CDS encoding YibE/F family protein: MNVLVILAVMLCMAMVMIGGKKGAISFLSLFLNFLVLLGTVYMMNDPANDPILWVIIACVIISCINLFFINGINTTTLAAFLSTVITMVGLLLFILFMSDVTMINGFGEEEVDELSLLSLYIGISFAELAAVVIIISTIGAITDISISITSPMREVYLHNPGMSRRELVQAGFAIGRDLLGTSTNTLFFAFFGSYLGLLIWFKDLSYSLGDIVNSKIFAAEMLTILCAGIGIALVIPVASWITAFLLVRKK; this comes from the coding sequence ATGAATGTACTGGTTATTTTAGCGGTCATGCTGTGCATGGCGATGGTGATGATTGGCGGGAAAAAAGGCGCGATTTCGTTTCTTAGCCTATTTCTTAATTTCCTGGTCCTACTCGGCACGGTTTATATGATGAACGATCCCGCCAATGACCCGATTTTATGGGTGATTATCGCTTGCGTCATCATCAGCTGCATCAATTTGTTTTTTATCAACGGCATCAACACGACGACACTCGCAGCTTTCCTGTCGACCGTCATCACGATGGTCGGGCTCTTGCTGTTTATCTTGTTCATGAGTGATGTGACGATGATCAATGGGTTTGGCGAAGAGGAAGTCGATGAACTGAGCTTGCTTTCGCTTTATATCGGCATTAGTTTTGCCGAACTCGCGGCAGTTGTCATCATCATTAGCACAATCGGGGCAATCACCGATATTTCCATCTCGATTACTTCGCCCATGCGCGAAGTGTATCTCCATAATCCTGGCATGAGCCGCCGCGAGCTTGTGCAGGCTGGGTTTGCCATTGGCCGGGATTTGCTCGGCACGAGTACCAACACTTTGTTTTTCGCGTTTTTCGGCAGCTATCTCGGATTGTTGATTTGGTTTAAAGATTTGTCTTATTCACTCGGCGACATCGTCAATTCGAAAATTTTCGCCGCCGAAATGCTGACCATTCTTTGTGCCGGCATCGGGATTGCCTTGGTCATTCCAGTCGCTTCTTGGATTACGGCTTTTCTGCTGGTGCGCAAAAAGTGA
- a CDS encoding YibE/F family protein, with amino-acid sequence MKKRLANASPLTLFLYAVLLLSFLASVYFIQHNHGFYDQPIAKITKATVEETQELSDIYGNDDVLYTQHLEATVQNGEYKGRTLELDNEFSLSGGNDHEYKTGQDLFVFIDSASADEAALSGTIDNVKRDQYVLAITWIFILVLLAIGKKQGFYSIVSLALNAVILSYALDIYIRTENANLLLIASVSVFLFTVTSLLLVNGLNEKTYAAIVSTMLGVFAALLLAAFAIWTSGGNGLNYEEMQFLSRPYEVVFMAGLFIGSLGAVMDVGITMSASIFTLYEKNPDISLEAMKTSGIEIGKDIMGTMANILFFVYISGSIPMLLLYLSNGATWPFSFSITLSLEIARALAGGLGIVLTIPIGIFTSIFFIKRKRAAQ; translated from the coding sequence ATGAAAAAAAGGCTTGCAAACGCCTCTCCTCTGACCTTATTTTTGTACGCCGTTTTGCTGCTCAGCTTTTTGGCCTCGGTCTATTTTATTCAGCACAACCATGGATTTTACGACCAGCCGATTGCGAAGATCACCAAAGCAACTGTTGAAGAAACGCAGGAACTGTCGGATATTTACGGCAATGACGATGTGCTGTATACCCAGCATCTTGAAGCTACGGTCCAGAACGGCGAATACAAAGGACGGACGCTCGAGCTCGACAATGAATTCTCTTTATCCGGCGGTAACGATCACGAGTATAAGACTGGACAGGACTTGTTCGTCTTTATCGACAGTGCGTCCGCAGACGAAGCAGCATTGTCAGGCACGATTGATAACGTGAAACGCGATCAATACGTTCTGGCCATTACTTGGATTTTTATCTTGGTGCTATTGGCCATCGGGAAAAAACAAGGCTTTTACTCGATCGTCAGTTTGGCGCTCAACGCCGTAATTTTGTCCTATGCACTGGACATTTACATCCGCACAGAGAACGCCAATTTGCTGTTGATCGCGAGCGTCAGTGTGTTCTTGTTCACGGTCACTTCGCTCCTGCTCGTCAATGGCTTGAATGAAAAAACTTACGCGGCGATTGTTTCGACGATGCTCGGTGTTTTTGCTGCCTTATTGCTTGCGGCTTTTGCCATTTGGACATCCGGCGGCAATGGCTTGAATTACGAGGAAATGCAATTTCTTTCGCGGCCTTATGAAGTCGTCTTCATGGCTGGCTTGTTCATCGGTTCGCTTGGTGCGGTGATGGATGTCGGCATCACGATGTCGGCGTCGATTTTTACGCTTTATGAGAAAAATCCGGACATCTCCCTCGAAGCGATGAAAACATCCGGTATCGAGATCGGCAAAGACATCATGGGCACGATGGCGAATATTTTGTTTTTCGTCTATATTAGCGGGTCGATTCCGATGCTGCTGCTGTACTTGTCGAACGGGGCGACGTGGCCGTTTTCTTTCTCGATCACTTTGTCGCTCGAAATTGCCCGTGCGCTTGCGGGGGGACTGGGCATCGTCTTGACCATTCCGATCGGCATCTTCACGTCCATTTTTTTCATTAAGAGAAAGAGGGCTGCCCAATGA
- a CDS encoding SDR family oxidoreductase, whose protein sequence is MANEKILITGAGTGFGKNIAFSLAEQGKSVIAGVEIISQVSALEQEAKERGVSMQIEKLDVTNSKDREKAWGWDIDVLVNNAAVSEGGSLVDIPEENLRRQFEVNLFGPTLLTKGFARQMVEKRSGRIVFVSSVSGLMADPLMGPYCGTKHATEAFADALSKELQEFNVEVATINPGPYLTGFNDREFETWKNWQSDADDTVFDYEKAAFPYEQFDPKEVTEPSIKVILGETNQYRNVIPEKMIPQVKERMENMWNKTTNEGLGERNETVQKSYDIKPGTPAE, encoded by the coding sequence ATGGCAAACGAAAAAATACTTATTACTGGTGCTGGCACCGGATTCGGCAAAAACATCGCGTTCAGCTTGGCGGAACAAGGCAAATCTGTCATCGCGGGCGTTGAAATCATTTCCCAAGTATCCGCACTCGAACAAGAAGCGAAAGAACGCGGCGTGTCGATGCAAATCGAGAAATTGGACGTCACCAATTCAAAAGACCGTGAAAAAGCGTGGGGCTGGGACATCGATGTACTGGTCAACAACGCCGCAGTGTCTGAGGGCGGATCGCTTGTCGACATCCCTGAAGAAAACTTGCGCCGCCAATTTGAGGTCAATCTCTTTGGGCCGACTTTATTGACGAAAGGTTTTGCGCGTCAAATGGTCGAAAAACGCTCTGGCCGCATCGTTTTCGTCTCTTCTGTTTCTGGCTTGATGGCAGATCCATTGATGGGGCCTTATTGCGGCACAAAACACGCGACTGAAGCTTTCGCGGATGCTTTAAGCAAAGAGCTGCAGGAATTCAATGTGGAAGTGGCGACCATCAATCCAGGACCTTACCTCACAGGATTCAACGACCGCGAATTTGAAACGTGGAAAAACTGGCAATCCGACGCAGACGATACAGTCTTTGATTACGAAAAAGCCGCTTTCCCGTACGAACAATTCGACCCGAAAGAAGTCACGGAACCGTCGATCAAAGTGATTCTCGGCGAAACGAATCAATACCGCAACGTCATTCCGGAAAAAATGATTCCACAAGTGAAAGAACGCATGGAAAACATGTGGAACAAAACGACCAACGAAGGACTGGGCGAGCGTAACGAAACCGTCCAGAAATCGTATGATATCAAACCCGGTACGCCGGCTGAATAA
- a CDS encoding biotin transporter BioY encodes MTQSNSKLRMMIVTALFAAIIGILAQVTIPLPLVPITGQTLAIGLAATILGARYGTLSILVYLAIGAAGIPVFAQLSGGLGSLFGPTGGYLFGFIPTAFVIGYYLEKRGFTLLNAVIANILGMFVALSFGTVWLKVFAELSWTGAFVGGFAPFILVGVIKAALAAWIGISVRQRLSSARLLPTTETKKHSVS; translated from the coding sequence ATGACACAGTCTAATAGCAAACTAAGAATGATGATTGTCACCGCTTTGTTCGCAGCCATTATCGGCATTCTCGCTCAAGTTACCATTCCGTTGCCGCTCGTGCCGATCACCGGGCAAACTTTGGCAATTGGGCTCGCCGCCACGATTTTAGGGGCACGTTACGGCACCTTATCGATTTTGGTTTATCTCGCAATCGGCGCTGCTGGAATTCCGGTATTCGCGCAACTATCCGGTGGTTTGGGCAGTTTGTTCGGGCCGACGGGCGGCTATTTATTCGGCTTTATTCCGACGGCTTTTGTTATCGGCTATTACCTGGAGAAAAGGGGCTTTACGCTCCTGAACGCGGTCATTGCGAACATCCTTGGCATGTTCGTCGCCTTGAGCTTCGGAACCGTCTGGCTAAAAGTGTTCGCCGAACTTTCCTGGACTGGTGCTTTTGTTGGCGGATTTGCGCCATTCATCCTCGTCGGTGTCATCAAAGCGGCGCTCGCTGCCTGGATCGGCATTTCCGTGCGGCAGCGTCTATCCTCTGCCCGCCTGTTGCCGACAACCGAGACGAAAAAGCATTCCGTATCGTGA
- a CDS encoding bifunctional transcriptional activator/DNA repair enzyme AdaA has translation METKTKFTFDEMWEKILDCDRKYDGLFYTCVKTTKIYCRPSCRSRKPKKRNVEFCVSTEEAEHRGFRACKRCQPAVNHSPYVEFNQQVISFLTDHYQQKIGLEEVAAHIGMSPSYVDRLFKQETGDTPRSYLEKIRIDKAAHLLASTDQTNLEICLETGFHSTSHFYKVFRKHKQQSPGEYRKEKGVPRHG, from the coding sequence ATGGAAACAAAAACGAAGTTTACGTTCGATGAAATGTGGGAGAAGATCCTTGATTGCGACCGGAAATACGACGGCTTGTTTTATACTTGCGTGAAGACGACGAAGATCTATTGCCGGCCGTCCTGCCGCTCGCGCAAACCGAAAAAGCGTAACGTGGAATTTTGTGTTTCGACTGAAGAGGCAGAGCATCGCGGATTTCGGGCATGCAAAAGATGCCAACCGGCAGTCAATCACTCGCCTTATGTCGAATTTAACCAGCAAGTCATCAGCTTTTTAACAGACCATTACCAGCAAAAAATCGGCTTAGAAGAAGTAGCTGCGCACATCGGCATGAGCCCGTCGTATGTCGACCGGCTGTTCAAGCAGGAGACAGGTGACACGCCACGCTCTTATTTGGAGAAAATCCGCATCGACAAAGCGGCTCATTTACTGGCGAGCACCGATCAAACGAATTTGGAGATTTGCCTCGAGACCGGCTTTCACAGTACGTCTCATTTCTATAAAGTATTCCGGAAGCACAAACAGCAATCCCCGGGCGAGTACCGGAAAGAGAAAGGAGTGCCGCGGCATGGGTAG
- a CDS encoding DNA-3-methyladenine glycosylase family protein yields the protein MGRRLRVATPPDFNFAECLAILGRSDQELLHTILDERISKLLAVEDESILFNVSYSEGALHIDFPHHTPSEQGKQAVRRYVADWFDLDTDLQPFYAMAASDPVLQEVVQQHAGLRVMGLPDLFEALSWAVIGQQINLTFAYTLKRRLIENFGSSLTVGDVDYWAFPSAETIASLQVEQLRTLQFSGRKAEYLIQIAQKLASGRLVKDELIGQTEQQVEKQLVAIRGVGPWSAHYVMMKCLRFNSAFPITDVGLHNALKQQLGMERKPTVAEIEDLAKPWTGWQAYATFYLWRVLL from the coding sequence ATGGGTAGACGGCTGAGAGTGGCCACGCCGCCAGATTTTAATTTTGCGGAATGCCTGGCGATACTGGGGCGTTCCGATCAGGAGTTGCTTCATACGATTCTAGATGAGCGCATCAGCAAATTACTGGCTGTAGAAGACGAGTCCATTTTGTTTAACGTGAGCTATTCAGAAGGTGCACTGCATATCGACTTTCCGCATCACACGCCGTCGGAACAAGGAAAGCAGGCAGTCCGGCGTTATGTGGCTGACTGGTTTGATTTGGACACGGATTTGCAGCCGTTCTACGCAATGGCCGCAAGCGACCCGGTACTGCAGGAAGTCGTCCAGCAACATGCCGGGCTCAGGGTGATGGGCTTGCCCGATTTATTTGAAGCTTTGTCGTGGGCAGTCATTGGTCAGCAAATCAATTTGACGTTTGCCTATACTTTGAAACGGCGCTTGATTGAGAACTTCGGGTCGTCGCTCACGGTGGGTGACGTCGATTATTGGGCTTTTCCTTCCGCTGAAACCATTGCTTCGCTGCAAGTAGAGCAATTAAGAACGCTGCAATTTTCGGGAAGAAAAGCAGAATACCTGATCCAGATTGCGCAGAAACTGGCGTCGGGCCGCCTGGTAAAAGACGAGCTCATCGGCCAAACCGAGCAGCAAGTGGAAAAACAATTGGTGGCGATCAGAGGCGTCGGGCCATGGTCGGCACATTACGTCATGATGAAATGCCTGCGTTTCAATTCTGCGTTTCCAATCACAGACGTGGGCTTGCACAATGCCTTAAAGCAGCAACTAGGAATGGAGCGGAAACCGACCGTCGCCGAGATTGAGGACTTGGCGAAACCTTGGACAGGCTGGCAAGCATATGCGACATTTTATTTATGGAGGGTGTTATTATGA
- a CDS encoding methylated-DNA--[protein]-cysteine S-methyltransferase, producing MTELHQVDYPSPIGVVEITGTEQGIVSLYFSEREQPLHMVQSDTPQVLQTALQELDEYFKGQRTEFTVPCISSGTEFQQKVWAALPSIAYGKTASYRDIAVAVGNEKSVRAVGNANSKNKISIIIPCHRIIGSNGKLTGYAGSLSRKEWLLKHEQAVQSNQMKA from the coding sequence ATGACTGAATTGCATCAAGTGGATTATCCATCGCCAATTGGCGTCGTCGAAATCACCGGAACTGAACAAGGCATCGTGTCGCTTTATTTCAGCGAGCGGGAACAGCCGTTGCATATGGTGCAATCAGACACGCCGCAAGTGCTGCAAACCGCTTTGCAGGAACTGGACGAATATTTCAAAGGGCAGCGCACGGAGTTCACAGTTCCATGCATTTCGTCCGGCACCGAATTTCAGCAAAAAGTATGGGCGGCGTTACCGAGCATTGCTTATGGCAAAACCGCTTCTTACCGCGACATCGCAGTAGCAGTCGGCAACGAGAAATCCGTCCGTGCAGTAGGGAATGCCAACAGTAAAAACAAAATCAGCATCATCATCCCGTGCCACCGTATTATCGGATCGAACGGCAAATTGACAGGATACGCGGGCAGCTTGAGCCGCAAAGAATGGCTACTCAAGCACGAGCAAGCAGTACAGAGCAATCAAATGAAGGCATGA
- a CDS encoding maltose acetyltransferase domain-containing protein, with protein sequence MHTEKDKMLAGALYRADDPVLVRERVNAKRLLRLFNKSMETDGQERKRFMSQLLGSSGDHLYIEPNFRCDYGYNIHVGHNFFANFDCVFLDVCDIRIGDNCLVGPGVHIYTATHPLDIEQRLSGVECGKAVRIGDNVWIGGRAVINPGVTIGDNAVIASGAVVVKDVPANTVVGGNPAIVIKTLEQ encoded by the coding sequence ATGCATACAGAAAAAGATAAAATGCTCGCCGGCGCGCTTTACCGGGCGGATGATCCGGTATTGGTACGCGAGCGCGTCAACGCGAAACGGCTCTTGCGCTTGTTCAATAAATCGATGGAGACTGACGGCCAGGAACGCAAGCGGTTCATGAGCCAATTGCTGGGCTCGAGTGGGGATCATTTGTATATCGAGCCGAACTTCCGCTGCGACTATGGCTATAATATCCATGTCGGCCACAATTTCTTCGCCAATTTCGATTGCGTGTTCCTCGACGTCTGCGACATTCGCATTGGCGACAATTGCCTGGTGGGCCCTGGCGTCCATATCTATACAGCGACTCACCCGCTCGATATCGAGCAGCGGCTGAGCGGAGTCGAATGCGGCAAAGCGGTGCGCATCGGCGATAATGTATGGATCGGCGGCCGTGCCGTCATCAATCCGGGTGTCACGATCGGCGACAATGCCGTTATCGCATCCGGTGCCGTTGTTGTCAAAGACGTACCGGCGAATACGGTTGTCGGCGGCAATCCAGCTATCGTCATCAAGACACTAGAACAGTAA